One genomic segment of Chitinophaga sancti includes these proteins:
- a CDS encoding Ig-like domain-containing protein, whose protein sequence is MNQNFRGWVSLLIVIIASVLLFPRCANIVPPGGGPKDTLPPVLLNASPADSSLHFNSHKVVLSFNEYIELDNIFEKLIVSPTLKRTPTVTAKLRTITMVIKDTLDKNTTYTFNFADAIRDINEHNPILDYAYVISTGDYLDSLQVKGFIINAETGKPDSNVSVMMYRHLEDSVVSKEKPVYYARSKGNGAFWFKNLAPGDYKLFAIKEENKDLQYNDPKELIAFHDSLIHLRETNLYDVPLLTFLEKDSTLKGGPDEMGGPGGEPGGLPPGGNNAPPPEEEDHKSKEEKEKEKKRKIFVAATLGEKNSQDLGQPLIVNFSAPVKTLDTTHILLAEDTTFKPVAFTTFFDSTRKVLHLVYNWKEGTPYRLTIPKEAVLDTLGQEQSKADTILFTAKKESDYGSAMLSLTLSDSLKAAGGDTMHFVAQLVKEKDIKYSGKIVNGVWIQKRIMPAEYEVRILIDDNNNGKWDRGVYYGTPKKQPERVVNFPKKENIKANWGVPIKLQL, encoded by the coding sequence ATGAATCAGAACTTCCGTGGCTGGGTTTCCCTGCTTATTGTAATCATAGCAAGTGTACTTTTATTCCCCCGCTGTGCGAACATCGTTCCGCCCGGTGGAGGACCTAAGGATACTTTACCTCCTGTATTGCTCAATGCCAGTCCTGCGGATTCCAGTCTGCATTTCAACTCCCACAAGGTTGTCCTGTCTTTCAATGAATACATAGAGCTGGACAACATCTTCGAAAAGCTGATCGTATCCCCGACCCTGAAGCGTACCCCGACCGTGACAGCCAAATTGAGAACTATCACCATGGTCATCAAGGATACGTTGGATAAGAACACCACTTATACATTCAACTTTGCAGACGCCATCCGCGATATCAACGAGCATAACCCTATTCTGGACTATGCCTACGTAATATCTACCGGCGACTACCTCGACTCTCTGCAGGTAAAAGGCTTCATCATCAATGCCGAAACTGGTAAACCGGATAGTAACGTATCTGTTATGATGTACCGCCACCTGGAAGACTCCGTGGTTTCCAAGGAAAAGCCGGTATACTATGCCCGTTCCAAAGGCAATGGTGCATTCTGGTTCAAAAACCTGGCTCCCGGGGATTATAAATTATTCGCCATCAAAGAAGAGAACAAGGATTTACAATACAACGATCCTAAAGAACTGATTGCCTTCCACGATAGCCTGATACACCTGCGGGAAACCAACCTGTACGATGTACCATTGCTCACTTTCCTGGAAAAAGATTCTACCCTCAAGGGTGGTCCGGACGAGATGGGCGGCCCTGGTGGCGAACCCGGTGGTCTTCCTCCAGGTGGTAACAATGCCCCTCCTCCTGAAGAAGAAGACCACAAAAGCAAAGAAGAAAAAGAGAAAGAGAAGAAAAGAAAGATCTTCGTGGCAGCTACCCTGGGCGAGAAAAACTCCCAGGATCTGGGGCAACCACTGATCGTGAACTTCAGTGCTCCTGTAAAAACACTGGATACCACCCACATACTCCTGGCAGAAGATACTACTTTCAAACCAGTAGCCTTCACCACTTTCTTCGACTCTACCCGCAAAGTGCTACACCTGGTTTACAACTGGAAAGAAGGTACCCCATACCGCCTTACCATTCCTAAAGAGGCGGTACTTGATACCCTTGGTCAGGAACAGTCAAAAGCAGATACGATCCTCTTCACTGCCAAAAAAGAATCAGATTACGGCAGTGCGATGCTCTCGCTCACACTCAGCGATAGTCTGAAAGCTGCAGGTGGTGATACCATGCACTTTGTGGCACAGCTGGTGAAAGAAAAAGACATAAAATACTCTGGCAAAATTGTAAATGGCGTCTGGATCCAGAAGCGCATTATGCCTGCCGAATATGAAGTAAGGATTCTGATTGATGATAACAATAACGGCAAATGGGATCGTGGGGTATACTATGGTACACCCAAAAAACAACCCGAAAGAGTAGTAAACTTCCCTAAAAAGGAGAACATCAAAGCCAACTGGGGAGTCCCGATCAAATTGCAGTTATAA